One genomic window of Myxococcus xanthus includes the following:
- a CDS encoding L-threonylcarbamoyladenylate synthase: MIAPESLERAVELLRHGGVVALPTETVYGLSANAEDELAVRRVFAIKGRPATHPLIVHIPGVEHLNTWAREVPEAARKLAEAFWPGPLTLVLPRTARATDAVTGGQDTVALRVPNHPVALAVLQKLGGGLAAPSANRFGKVSPTTAEHVREDLGGDVDLVLDGGPCTVGVESTIVDLSSNEPAILRPGGLAAEDVERVLGRKVPVRTSSKVRVSGSLESHYAPRAGVVLTEPVQAVARVQELRGQGLRVGVLGPASLALPPDVPRFDVPDEPAGAARVLYARLREADTQGHDVLVACLPAESGLGIAVRDRLSRAAAPRG, encoded by the coding sequence ATGATTGCTCCAGAGTCCCTTGAACGCGCGGTGGAATTGCTGCGGCACGGTGGTGTCGTCGCCCTGCCGACGGAAACCGTCTACGGTCTGTCCGCCAACGCGGAGGACGAACTGGCCGTGCGCCGCGTCTTCGCCATCAAGGGCCGCCCCGCCACCCACCCGCTCATCGTCCACATCCCAGGCGTCGAGCACCTGAACACGTGGGCACGTGAGGTCCCGGAGGCCGCACGGAAGCTGGCCGAAGCCTTCTGGCCCGGGCCGTTGACGCTGGTGCTGCCGCGCACGGCGCGGGCCACGGATGCCGTCACGGGTGGGCAGGACACGGTGGCTCTGCGCGTGCCGAATCACCCGGTGGCGCTCGCAGTGCTCCAAAAGCTGGGTGGAGGGCTGGCCGCGCCGAGCGCGAACCGGTTCGGCAAGGTGAGCCCCACCACGGCGGAGCACGTGCGGGAGGACCTGGGCGGAGACGTGGACCTCGTCCTGGATGGAGGCCCGTGCACGGTGGGGGTGGAGTCGACCATCGTGGACTTGAGCTCGAATGAGCCCGCGATTCTCCGGCCCGGAGGTCTGGCCGCGGAGGACGTGGAGCGGGTGCTGGGACGCAAGGTGCCGGTGAGGACTTCGTCCAAGGTGCGCGTGTCAGGCTCGCTGGAGTCACACTACGCGCCGCGTGCCGGCGTGGTGCTGACCGAGCCTGTGCAGGCTGTAGCGCGCGTCCAGGAACTCCGCGGACAGGGATTGCGCGTGGGTGTCCTCGGACCAGCGAGCCTTGCGTTGCCACCCGACGTGCCGCGCTTCGATGTGCCGGATGAGCCCGCGGGTGCCGCGCGTGTGCTGTACGCCCGGCTGCGTGAGGCGGATACACAAGGGCACGACGTGCTGGTGGCGTGTCTTCCAGCGGAAAGCGGCCTGGGTATCGCTGTCCGCGACAGGCTGTCGCGTGCCGCCGCTCCGCGCGGGTAG